The following coding sequences are from one Panicum hallii strain FIL2 chromosome 5, PHallii_v3.1, whole genome shotgun sequence window:
- the LOC112892734 gene encoding embryonic protein DC-8-like, with protein MASMQRSHEERAQSAAQKAADELHAARREDEPASPRGGGGGILGSVQESARSAMGAVQDTFSSGDRGGTQDSAAMGYAEEGKAKARGVADATMDKAAETKDAVADRARGAMDAAADRAEGAREYAADRTKLGGGESEEDVMLRVKAADQMTGQAFNDVGVMGEEGTGMPRRRRSDADRQLHQRQFCAMASTQKSREEHARAAAQKAADELDASRRDHAHDAAPASPRGGGGILSSVQDSARSVVGAVRSTFSGGGGARHDESSATDAAAAAAAAESAREYAADMKEGARRALAGDAAGRKGETDESAWQQGEDVRRRAAEKAREEARRTHEPSEEEKGRAATANIYGKATGAMGAFGEKMVMPTDVVERKRAEATGGGKGKGTGGKAAATTATPGGGGEPEEDVMLRVKAADHMTGQAFNDVGAMGEEGTGIPRRR; from the exons ATGGCGTCCATGCAGAGGAGCCACGAGGAGCGCGCCCAGTCCGCGGCGCAGAAGGCGGCCGACGAGCTCCACGCGGCGAGGCGGGAGGACGAGCCCGCCagcccccgcggcggcggcggcggcatcctGGGCAGCGTGCAGGAGAGCGCGCGCTCCGCCATGGGCGCCGTCCAGGACACCTTCTCCAGCGGCGACCGGGGCGGTACCCAAGACAGCGCCGCCATGGGCTACGCCGAGGAAGGGAAGGCGAAGGCCAGGGGCGTGGCGGACGCGACCATGGACAAGGCCGCCGAGACCAAGGACGCGGTGGCGGACAGGGCGCGCGGCGCCATGGACGCGGCCGCGGACAGGGCGGAGGGCGCCAGGGAGTACGCGGCGGACAGGACCAAGCTGGGCGGCGGGGAGTCGGAGGAGGACGTGATGCTGCGGGTGAAGGCGGCGGACCAGATGACGGGGCAGGCGTTCAACGACGTCGGCGTGATGGGGGAGGAGGGCACCGGCATGCCGCGACGGCGACGCTCCG ACGCTGATCGGCAGCTACATCAGAGACAGTTTTGTGCCATGGCGTCCACGCAGAAGAGCCGCGAGGAGCAcgcgcgggccgcggcgcaGAAGGCGGCCGACGAGCTCGACGCGTCCAGGCGGGACCATGCCCACGATGCGGCGCCCGCCagcccccgcggcggcggcggcatcctGAGCAGTGTGCAGGATAGCGCGCGGTCCGTCGTGGGCGCCGTCCGCAGTACcttctccggcggcggcggcgcccggcaCGACGAGAGTAGTGCcacggacgcggcggcggcggcggcggctgcggagaGCGCCAGGGAGTACGCGGCGGACATGAAGGAGGGCGCTCGGCGGGCGCTCGCGGGCGACGCCGCGGGGAGGAAGGGCGAGACGGACGAGTCGGCGTGGCAGCAGGGGGAGGACGTGCGTCGGCGCGCGGCGGAGAAGGCccgggaggaggcgcggcgcaCGCACGAGCCGTCCGAGGAGGAGAA GGGCCGGGCGGCGACGGCAAACATCTACGGGAAGGCGACCGGCGCGATGGGCGCCTTCGGGGAGAAGATGGTGATGCCGACGGACGTGGTGGAGCGGAAACGGGCGGAGGCGACCGGCGGCGGCAAAGGAAAAGGCACCGGCGGGAAGGCTGCTGCGACAACGGCGACgcccgggggcggcggcgaACCCGAGGAGGACGTGATGCTGCGGGTGAAGGCGGCGGACCACATGACGGGGCAGGCGTTCAACGACGTCGGCGCCATGGGCGAGGAGGGCACCGGCATaccgcggcggcgctag
- the LOC112895195 gene encoding uncharacterized protein LOC112895195, whose amino-acid sequence MASGVVVRNDDESASLLDDDDDGGSPVSGGVSPPPLPGKAMRRPRHAVMSLIRSPFAAVLRMTTCARDAAISTGDEQPSNGGDTAGVERRRGARRRPSLEQLLRMEAAPPPPPRPDRTSEQHTTAPSHDVVATCTTVQQKRAQAPLSPSKGHHTVVVVSDDDDDERHAAGVPAVKPDAAGRRPTNSKRLVVVFASLRQCSRASGISVAMPSKDPNGKVAAAGGRAPGKAELFYYRPIPMGRRCRVQHLEESPYK is encoded by the coding sequence ATGGCATCCGGTGTTGTCGTCCGCAACGATGACGAGTCCGCGTCGCTcttggacgacgacgacgatggcgGGTCTCCAGTCTCAGGCGGCGTGTCTCCACCGCCGCTCCCCGGGAAGGCGATGAGGAGGCCGAGGCACGCCGTCATGAGTCTCATACGCTCGCccttcgccgccgtcctccGGATGACGACGTGCGCGCGTGATGCCGCCATCAGCACAGGCGACGAGCAGCCGAGCAACGGCGGCGACACGGCCGGGGTGGAGCGCCGCCGGGgggcgaggaggaggccgaGCCTCGAGCAGCTCCTCAGGATggaggccgcgccgccgccgccgccacgtccAGACAGGACAAGCGAACAACATACGACGGCTCCGTCGCACGACGTCGTCGCCACCTGCACCACCGTGCAGCAGAAGCGTGCGCAGGCGCCGCTCTCCCCATCTAAAGGCCATCACACGGTGGTGGTGGTCtccgatgacgacgacgacgagcggCACGCCGCGGGCGTGCCTGCTGTCAAGCCggacgccgccggccgccggccaaCGAACTCGAAGAGGCTGGTGGTCGTGTTCGCGTCTCTACGGCAGTGCTCGAGGGCGTCGGGGATTAGCGTGGCGATGCCGTCGAAGGACCCGAACGGGAAGGTTGCTGCCGCAGGCGGCCGTGCCCCCGGCAAGGCGGAGCTGTTCTATTACCGACCCATTCCGATGGGGCGGAGGTGCCGGGTGCAGCACCTGGAGGAATCTCCGTACAAGTGA
- the LOC112891438 gene encoding mitochondrial import receptor subunit TOM40-1-like: MGSSASQAAAPPPPAYGAPPPFAAADAAAAAPPPKPHEEEAAEEKVDYLNLPCPVPYEEIQREAFMALKADTFEGMRFDFTKMISPHFALSHSVNMGSVEVPAQGNDVIKIPTSNYEFGANFINEKMMLMGRVSHEGRENIRVKFDLTENLSVKINAQLTSEPHYSQGMFNFDYKGKDFRTQIQLGNNAFYGANYIQSVTKNLSLGTEAFWLGQQRKSGVGVVARYDTKKWVATGQIATTGMVALSYVQKVSEKVSLASDFMYNQMTKDVTASFGYDYILRQCRLRGKLDTNGVISALLEERLTPGVTFQLSAEIDHWKKDYKFGFGMAVGE, translated from the exons atgGGATCCTCCGCCAGCCAAGCCgcggcccctcctcctccggcctACGGGGCCCCGCCCCCCTTcgcggccgccgacgccgctgccgccgccccgccgccgaaGCCCCATGAGGAGGAGGCGGCCGAGGAGAAGGTGGACTACCTCAACCTCCCGTGCCCGGTCCCCTACGAGGAGATCCAGCGCGAGGCCTTCA TGGCGCTGAAGGCGGACACCTTCGAGGGCATGCGCTTCGATTTCACCAAGATGATCAGCCCGCATTTCGCATTGAGCCACAG TGTAAACATGGGATCCGTCGAGGTCCCGGCACAGGGGAACGATGTGATCAAGATCCCCACCTCCAACTATGAGTTTGGTGCCAACTTTATCAATGAGAAG ATGATGCTCATGGGGAGGGTCTCGCATGAAGGGAGGGAGAACATCCGCGTCAAATTTGATCTAACAGAAAACCTCTCTGTAAAGATAAACGCTCAG TTGACAAGTGAGCCCCATTACTCCCAGGGCATGTTTAATTTCGACTATAAG GGCAAAGATTTTAGGACTCAGATTCAACTTGGGAACAATGCCTTCTATGGAGCAAACTACATTCAA AGTGTCACAAAGAACCTTTCCTTGGGAACTGAAGCCTTTTGGCTTGGTCAACAGAGGAAATCTGGAGTCGGTGTTGTTGCTCGCTATGACACAAAGAAATGG GTTGCAACTGGTCAAATTGCAACCACTGGAATGGTTGCACTTAGTTATGTCCAGAAAGTATCTGAAAAG GTTTCCCTTGCATCCGATTTCATGTACAATCAAATGACAAAGGATGTAACGGCAAGCTTTGGTTATGATTATATACTTAGACAG TGTCGATTGAGGGGGAAGCTGGATACCAATGGTGTGATTTCTGCTCTTTTGGAGGAGCGATTGACTCCAGGCGTTACTTTTCAATTGTCTGCTGAG ATTGACCATTGGAAGAAAGATTACAAGTTTGGGTTTGGTATGGCTGTTGGAGAGTAA